In Gracilimonas sp., a single window of DNA contains:
- a CDS encoding amidase gives MKRIMLLLALPLLFMACQTQSKYNQLNLEEITITELQKGYEKGDFTVEDVTAAYLERIAEKDQNGPGLNSMLYINSRALDVAKELDTELRDGKKRGPLHGIPVVLKDNIDTFDMPTTAGANVLEGSVPDQDAFITQKLRDAGAVILGKANLSEWANFHSNFSSSGWSALGGQTHNPYDLTRNPCGSSAGSGAAASANLAVFSIGTETNGSITCPSSANGLVGIKPTVGLLSRSGIIPISYTQDTPGPMARTVTDAAIALGTMVGVDEADGKTLESQGNFHTDYTQFLNADGLQGKRIGLWTGSLGGHFRVDTLMYETVRFLESQGATVIEIEQISDRNVGGDSFQVLLYEFKDGLNKYFTSLGSDAPIKNMDELVEATLNDPEEMRYFDHDLLIQANEKGNLETQEYIDALERMLTTTREEGIDKVMDEHNLDAIIGPTGGPAWKTDLTNGDNFAVSSSSPAARSGYPNITVPMGYIDELPVGISFFGRAWSEPVLLEIAYAFEQTTMIRKAPEL, from the coding sequence ATGAAAAGAATAATGCTCTTACTGGCTTTGCCTCTACTTTTTATGGCTTGCCAAACTCAATCAAAATATAACCAGCTCAATCTGGAAGAAATCACTATAACTGAATTACAAAAAGGATATGAAAAGGGTGATTTTACTGTTGAGGATGTTACTGCCGCCTATTTAGAGCGCATCGCTGAAAAAGATCAAAACGGGCCCGGTCTGAATTCAATGCTTTATATAAATTCGCGGGCACTGGATGTAGCCAAAGAATTGGATACTGAACTTCGCGATGGTAAAAAACGCGGACCTTTACATGGAATCCCGGTAGTGCTGAAAGACAATATCGACACCTTTGACATGCCGACAACTGCCGGGGCGAATGTGTTAGAGGGTTCTGTTCCGGATCAGGATGCGTTTATTACGCAAAAACTTCGGGATGCTGGTGCCGTCATATTAGGTAAAGCAAATCTTAGCGAATGGGCCAACTTCCACAGCAACTTTTCCTCCAGCGGTTGGAGCGCTTTGGGTGGACAAACGCATAACCCTTACGACTTAACGAGAAATCCATGTGGTTCCAGCGCCGGCTCCGGTGCCGCTGCCTCTGCTAACCTGGCCGTATTTTCTATCGGTACCGAAACAAACGGTTCCATTACTTGTCCATCTTCGGCTAATGGATTAGTGGGGATCAAACCAACCGTAGGCCTATTGAGCCGGTCCGGTATCATTCCAATTTCATATACACAAGATACCCCTGGCCCAATGGCACGAACTGTTACTGATGCAGCTATTGCCTTGGGAACCATGGTTGGTGTGGATGAGGCTGATGGAAAAACCCTGGAAAGTCAAGGTAACTTTCATACTGATTACACTCAGTTCTTAAATGCAGACGGACTGCAAGGAAAACGCATCGGACTTTGGACAGGCTCTCTTGGAGGCCACTTCCGGGTTGATACACTTATGTATGAAACCGTCAGATTTTTAGAATCACAAGGTGCTACAGTAATTGAAATAGAACAGATTTCAGACCGCAATGTAGGCGGTGACTCCTTTCAGGTTCTGCTATATGAATTCAAAGATGGCCTGAATAAATACTTTACTTCATTAGGCAGCGACGCCCCGATAAAAAATATGGATGAACTGGTAGAGGCTACACTAAACGACCCTGAAGAGATGAGATATTTTGATCATGACCTATTGATACAGGCCAATGAAAAAGGAAATCTGGAAACTCAGGAATATATAGACGCCCTTGAACGCATGTTAACCACTACAAGGGAAGAAGGCATTGATAAGGTGATGGACGAACATAATCTTGATGCTATAATTGGGCCTACAGGAGGCCCGGCATGGAAAACGGATCTCACCAACGGGGATAATTTTGCAGTTTCATCAAGCTCCCCTGCCGCTCGGTCAGGGTATCCAAATATCACTGTCCCCATGGGCTATATTGATGAACTTCCGGTAGGTATCTCCTTTTTTGGAAGGGCATGGAGTGAGCCTGTTCTCCTCGAGATAGCCTATGCTTTTGAACAAACCACAATGATCAGGAAAGCACCTGAATTGTAA
- the fsa gene encoding fructose-6-phosphate aldolase has product MKFFIDTADLDEIKEANDLGVLDGVTTNPSLCAKIGVKDFEGHIAKICNIVEGDVSAEVVSTEYDEIIEEGRKIAAIADNVVVKVPLIKDGIKAIKTFSEEGIKTNCTLCFSPTQALIAAKAGATYISPFLGRLDDISTDGMQLIRDIVQIYDNYGYETEVLAASIRHPMHLLECAKEGADVATMPLSVIKSLLKHPLTDSGLERFLQDWEDLQKSLK; this is encoded by the coding sequence ATGAAATTTTTTATAGATACCGCTGATCTCGATGAAATTAAAGAAGCTAACGACCTGGGAGTGTTAGATGGGGTAACAACCAACCCAAGCCTTTGTGCTAAAATAGGGGTTAAGGATTTTGAAGGGCATATTGCTAAAATTTGCAACATTGTTGAGGGAGATGTCTCTGCTGAAGTTGTTTCTACCGAATATGATGAAATTATAGAAGAAGGCCGTAAAATTGCAGCTATTGCTGATAATGTTGTGGTTAAGGTTCCTTTGATTAAAGATGGTATTAAAGCCATTAAAACATTTTCAGAAGAAGGGATTAAAACTAACTGCACACTTTGCTTTTCTCCGACTCAAGCACTTATCGCCGCTAAAGCCGGTGCTACCTATATATCCCCGTTTCTAGGAAGGCTGGATGATATTTCAACTGACGGCATGCAATTGATTCGGGATATTGTACAAATTTATGATAACTACGGATACGAAACCGAAGTACTGGCTGCAAGTATCCGTCATCCCATGCACCTGCTTGAGTGCGCTAAGGAAGGTGCTGATGTAGCTACCATGCCGTTGAGTGTAATTAAGAGTCTGCTTAAACACCCACTTACCGACAGTGGTTTAGAGCGATTTCTTCAGGACTGGGAAGACCTTCAGAAATCCCTTAAGTAA
- a CDS encoding efflux RND transporter periplasmic adaptor subunit — translation MKKKISLLSLISLFIISCGGGNSNENGRSNFSMFGGNGSQRSTSVETSEIEIGTIADQVRSYGNVKAQNVISVVPQVSNRITNLYVDLGDTVQQGQALAKIYDATFRDQLTQARSQVEQSRIALRRDSSEYERQQQLMERDLTSESQLDIAQAAYQNSLAQYESARSSLTQAQENFNNTEVKAPVTGVIISRALEKGDLATTGTELFQIASTNGYESRIYLPVQDWREVKIGQEVNLRVSNESNVSARGIISRKSPQLDATTGLGEVVITLTQTGNDIYPGVLVENVINITTKEQAMIVPRSALVEQVETVINPETNTIDLERTYSVFVSRGDSIAERRQLELGIEQGDKIEVLAGLIPDDKIIVTGQSGLEDGSRISVASGDRFEAPEQRQIERQANRPGRNAASGQNPLANMSEEERAEAREKMQDMTREERMAYLRELREQQAENADSTSN, via the coding sequence GTGAAAAAAAAAATATCCCTGTTATCCTTAATAAGTCTATTCATTATTAGTTGCGGAGGCGGAAATTCAAATGAAAATGGCCGGTCTAATTTCTCTATGTTTGGGGGAAACGGATCTCAACGCTCCACCAGTGTTGAAACCAGTGAGATTGAAATTGGTACCATTGCCGATCAAGTTCGCTCCTATGGCAATGTAAAAGCTCAAAATGTAATTTCAGTAGTACCACAGGTCAGCAATCGTATTACAAATCTTTATGTTGATTTGGGCGATACCGTACAACAAGGCCAGGCCCTTGCAAAAATATACGATGCTACATTCCGTGATCAGCTTACTCAAGCCCGCTCACAGGTAGAACAAAGCAGGATTGCCCTTCGGCGGGATAGTTCTGAATACGAGCGCCAACAACAGTTAATGGAACGTGACCTAACAAGTGAATCCCAATTGGATATTGCTCAGGCCGCTTATCAAAACTCTCTGGCACAATATGAGTCTGCCCGATCTTCACTTACTCAGGCCCAGGAAAATTTTAACAATACGGAAGTAAAAGCACCGGTCACAGGAGTTATCATTAGCCGGGCTCTTGAAAAAGGAGATTTGGCCACTACCGGAACGGAATTGTTTCAGATAGCCAGCACAAACGGCTATGAATCTCGAATTTATTTGCCTGTTCAGGATTGGCGGGAGGTAAAAATCGGGCAAGAAGTTAACCTCAGAGTTTCAAATGAAAGCAATGTAAGTGCCCGGGGGATTATTTCCCGTAAAAGCCCACAGCTTGATGCAACAACCGGTCTGGGAGAAGTAGTGATTACGCTTACCCAAACCGGAAACGATATTTATCCGGGAGTTTTGGTTGAAAATGTGATTAACATTACCACGAAAGAACAGGCTATGATTGTGCCCCGAAGTGCATTGGTTGAGCAAGTGGAAACCGTCATCAACCCTGAAACCAACACCATAGACTTAGAACGTACCTATTCAGTATTTGTATCTCGGGGTGATTCGATAGCTGAACGCCGGCAGCTGGAATTAGGAATTGAACAAGGGGATAAAATTGAAGTACTGGCCGGGTTGATACCTGACGATAAAATTATTGTAACCGGACAAAGCGGACTTGAAGACGGATCAAGAATTTCTGTTGCCTCCGGAGACAGATTTGAAGCTCCTGAACAACGGCAAATTGAAAGACAAGCAAACCGGCCCGGTCGCAATGCTGCTTCCGGCCAAAATCCGCTGGCTAATATGAGTGAAGAAGAAAGAGCCGAAGCTCGTGAAAAAATGCAGGATATGACCCGGGAAGAACGCATGGCTTATCTTCGTGAACTTCGAGAGCAACAAGCCGAGAATGCCGATTCAACTTCAAACTAA
- a CDS encoding efflux RND transporter permease subunit, which translates to MGSLSKLAVDRPITFLMTTLILLGFGFYGLQNLRLNLYPDVSFPTITVYTSYEGVAPEDIETLVTRPIEESVGSISGIRRVRSLSSQGASVVKLNFEWGTDLYQAENDVRKELGFVERQIPDDAETPLVFSYDPNQEPIVVLTVTSNARSARELRTYSKQVLEQRIERINGIASAETSGGLERQINVRIDNQQMRLYNLTVAEISQKLQQENIQVPAGQLTEGNTNYSLRTIGEFKNVDQIRNTIITVRDGQPLLLKDVATVDDGIAQPIGNVRVNGEDGVVLNIYRQSDANVVTAANAVVNSLEEIQRSLPNDVRVGVLTNKADFIEQSISNLLMTGIQAIILVVLILLVFLRSGRSAMIIAISIPVSIITTFLVMDLADLSLNIISLSGLTLAVGLVVDNAVVVLENIFHFREEGATRDEASINGAKEVAVPVVVSTITTLVVFLPILFVPGIAGFLFRDLALTISFSLVISALVALSLIPLMTSQFYKEKAVDFQAKNKVAMFFTNLLQKLEKTYHDQLQKVIDRSGLVVMSAVLLFLASLPLFYVIGGEFFPRVDENAFVLEVQREPGVNLFELERSMGQVESIIQQEVPEARLIVSDYGDKEGIEGADDPGGFTGTVRVELVTQNERDRSQSEITGSLIRVLQVVPGVEIQEVIIDPLSPDGENGLIVQIFGYDPEIKQELAEGVKEDLLTIEGINSVFSSSDQGRPELRLIMDRERISRVGMNTNQVATTVSNAVKGNVATAFVDQGVEFEVVVELDPSDKAQSVDLSNIQVQTPAGEWMPLKNLARIERYTGPTNVLRIDQERVVEVTAELAGIDLAAASSQARQQLDQVNWPDEYRYEISGTAEEQSESFGFLMIAFIIAGILTYMVMASQFESLVEPFIIILTIPLALTGVLLMLWITGTSISVTSMVGLILLTGIVVNNGIVMIDYIKILQARGTIRKEAVVEGATRRLRPILMTAFTTILSMVPLALELGTGSETWSPMARTVIGGLTMSTLLMLFVVPCFYNIINGWVEKLGFDAVHKEDPLAKPQEVLA; encoded by the coding sequence ATGGGATCTCTGTCTAAACTGGCGGTTGACCGTCCAATTACTTTTTTGATGACTACCCTGATTCTGTTGGGTTTTGGTTTTTATGGCCTGCAAAATCTGAGACTTAATTTATATCCTGATGTCTCCTTCCCTACCATCACAGTTTACACCAGTTACGAAGGAGTAGCACCGGAGGATATTGAGACCCTGGTAACCCGTCCTATTGAAGAATCCGTAGGAAGCATCAGCGGTATTCGAAGAGTTCGCTCTTTGTCCAGCCAAGGCGCATCGGTTGTTAAACTTAATTTTGAATGGGGGACTGACCTCTACCAAGCTGAGAATGACGTCCGGAAAGAACTGGGTTTTGTAGAACGACAAATCCCCGATGATGCCGAAACACCCTTGGTTTTTTCATATGATCCGAACCAGGAGCCCATTGTCGTTCTCACAGTTACCTCAAATGCGCGAAGTGCACGAGAACTAAGGACATACTCTAAACAAGTCCTGGAACAGCGGATCGAGCGGATAAATGGAATTGCTTCTGCTGAAACCTCCGGCGGTTTGGAACGGCAGATCAATGTTCGAATCGATAATCAGCAAATGAGATTGTATAACCTGACCGTTGCTGAAATTTCTCAAAAACTGCAACAAGAAAATATTCAGGTTCCCGCCGGTCAGCTTACTGAAGGTAATACTAATTATTCCCTGAGAACTATTGGGGAATTCAAGAATGTTGATCAAATTCGAAATACCATTATAACAGTGCGTGACGGACAGCCATTACTTCTCAAAGACGTTGCCACCGTTGATGACGGAATTGCACAACCCATCGGTAACGTACGAGTAAATGGTGAAGATGGAGTGGTACTGAATATTTATCGACAAAGTGATGCCAACGTTGTAACCGCGGCCAACGCTGTAGTAAACAGCCTTGAAGAGATTCAGCGAAGCCTGCCTAATGATGTGAGGGTGGGAGTTCTTACTAATAAAGCGGATTTCATCGAGCAATCCATCAGTAATCTGCTCATGACAGGAATTCAGGCTATTATTTTAGTTGTTTTGATCTTACTGGTCTTTTTAAGAAGCGGCCGTTCTGCGATGATCATAGCCATCTCTATCCCCGTTTCTATCATCACAACCTTTTTGGTGATGGACCTGGCTGATCTCAGTCTTAATATTATTTCCCTGTCCGGCCTGACTTTAGCTGTAGGCTTGGTGGTGGATAATGCCGTTGTGGTATTGGAAAATATCTTTCATTTCCGTGAGGAAGGAGCTACCCGTGACGAAGCCTCCATAAACGGAGCTAAGGAAGTAGCCGTACCCGTAGTGGTCTCTACTATTACTACACTAGTGGTGTTCTTGCCTATTTTATTTGTTCCGGGCATTGCAGGCTTCTTGTTTCGTGACCTTGCGCTTACCATTTCATTTTCCCTGGTTATTTCAGCATTGGTTGCTCTCTCCCTGATTCCGCTAATGACCTCTCAATTCTATAAAGAGAAAGCCGTTGATTTTCAGGCTAAGAATAAAGTAGCCATGTTTTTCACAAACCTGCTTCAGAAGCTTGAAAAAACATATCACGATCAATTACAGAAAGTGATCGATCGCAGTGGCTTGGTGGTAATGAGTGCCGTCTTGTTATTTTTGGCCAGTCTTCCGCTCTTTTATGTGATCGGAGGAGAATTTTTTCCACGGGTAGATGAAAATGCCTTTGTTCTGGAAGTCCAACGCGAACCCGGTGTGAATTTATTTGAGCTTGAACGTTCGATGGGACAGGTCGAATCTATCATTCAACAGGAAGTACCCGAGGCTCGGCTCATCGTATCTGATTACGGTGACAAGGAAGGCATTGAAGGCGCTGATGATCCGGGAGGATTTACCGGAACGGTCCGGGTTGAGCTTGTTACCCAAAATGAACGAGACCGCTCCCAATCCGAGATCACCGGGAGCCTGATTCGTGTACTCCAGGTAGTGCCCGGTGTCGAAATTCAGGAAGTGATTATTGATCCGCTCAGCCCCGATGGCGAAAACGGCTTGATCGTACAAATATTTGGGTATGATCCCGAGATCAAACAAGAGCTTGCTGAAGGTGTAAAAGAAGATCTTCTTACGATAGAAGGCATTAACAGTGTTTTCAGTTCTTCTGATCAGGGACGACCCGAATTGCGGCTCATCATGGATCGTGAACGAATTTCAAGGGTGGGGATGAACACCAACCAGGTGGCAACTACAGTAAGTAATGCCGTAAAAGGAAATGTAGCCACGGCCTTTGTTGATCAGGGCGTGGAATTTGAGGTGGTAGTAGAGCTTGATCCAAGCGATAAGGCACAATCAGTGGATCTATCCAACATTCAGGTTCAAACTCCCGCAGGGGAATGGATGCCCCTTAAAAATCTGGCTCGCATTGAACGTTACACCGGACCTACCAATGTACTCCGTATAGATCAGGAGCGGGTAGTTGAAGTAACGGCAGAACTGGCAGGTATTGATCTTGCCGCAGCCTCTTCTCAAGCTCGTCAGCAACTCGATCAGGTAAACTGGCCCGATGAATATCGCTATGAGATCTCCGGTACAGCTGAGGAGCAATCTGAGTCCTTCGGCTTTTTAATGATTGCCTTCATCATAGCAGGAATTCTCACCTATATGGTAATGGCTTCGCAATTCGAAAGTTTAGTAGAACCATTCATTATTATTCTGACCATACCATTGGCTTTGACCGGAGTATTGCTCATGCTGTGGATCACCGGTACATCCATCAGTGTTACCTCCATGGTTGGGCTGATCCTGCTTACCGGTATTGTGGTAAATAACGGTATCGTTATGATCGACTACATCAAGATTTTACAAGCCCGGGGCACGATCCGAAAGGAAGCTGTTGTTGAAGGAGCAACCCGGCGTCTCCGCCCTATTCTTATGACTGCATTCACTACTATTTTATCGATGGTTCCACTGGCACTGGAACTTGGCACCGGCTCCGAAACATGGAGTCCAATGGCACGAACCGTAATTGGAGGACTCACCATGAGTACCCTGCTTATGCTGTTCGTTGTGCCGTGTTTTTATAATATTATAAACGGCTGGGTTGAAAAACTTGGTTTTGATGCCGTACACAAAGAAGACCCGTTAGCTAAGCCACAGGAGGTATTGGCATGA
- a CDS encoding efflux RND transporter permease subunit, which yields MKQFSVAESILKRPITVIMMTLIVIGFGIFSLTNLKITLYPSFNIPVLAVSTGYQNVAPEDINRIIVNPIEGALSSIEGIETLEARVSRGSAFIILRLRDGADIRKTELKVRKALDQIRGDLPQQAREPVIFQFDPENRPIMRLSIDAENRGLDELRNIGLELVETRLERIEGLASAETQGGLERRIYVDVSPMSLAQYNLVPANIENALRSNNVQLPIGNIVSDRINYSIRAQSTYQTVDEIANTIIQVSENDIPIRVKDVAEVSDGFTDIESLVKVNGKNSVSVEVQKNSDANTLDVVNEVKALVPEINEILPPGVTLRVLSDEGKTIEDSINNLAQSALAALVVVILVILIFMGGWRISLVVASTIPVSIAASFAAMYAADLTLNILTISALALAIGLLVDNSIVVTESIARKLEEGVSRFEAALKGTNEVIGALLGSTLTTLGVFVPIILISGTQGAFFREFAYAICFAIGFSFLSSIILVPVISLLILDSKQFNTKNLAFRGIAKLERGYIRSLRWLFHHKWIPLTSMVVIAVSTFFLYTNISKEGFPEADSGQIDINISLPEGSQLIRTASVLDDFSQRVSDLPEVETMITSIGRSRWGNQTNRGEISLTLVPEMEREQTSTEFAVFLREELTAPGVEVRVRVEGGGLNFGRGWDSGGNSIRLSLIGPQIDELLAISNRIEARLMEDPTVIDVDNGRTDPTPELHFIADRERLARLGTNLNIVAGALRTQTLGNQTGYYINEGREIPIEVRTQKQALTSREDLFDLEVFEYEGQRIPIQAIGEFVPVRGVDSFQRRDRETVLDVNIQIQGNALEYEQVIRDFVEQEVVLPDGYRYEFTGGTAETQQGQSEFGFALLAALILMFMIMASLFENFRDPFVIWLCIPLAMFGALAFLFLIGDPLSTTANIGVFMLVGIIVNNGIVLVDYMHLYTKGTEYDLLNRKSVSWKNLFIPVFFWKEKPTVKDSELLKQILEACRRRMRPILLTAITTICSMIPLSLEIGSGAETWSPLAKAVIGGLMFGSILTLFITPILSVSLSMTIEWFKELFKRDKSVIAEA from the coding sequence ATGAAGCAATTCAGTGTAGCCGAAAGCATTCTGAAACGTCCCATCACGGTTATTATGATGACCCTGATCGTGATCGGATTTGGAATATTTTCATTGACAAACCTTAAGATCACACTCTATCCATCCTTTAATATTCCGGTTCTGGCCGTATCAACAGGATATCAAAATGTAGCCCCGGAAGATATCAATAGGATCATTGTGAATCCTATTGAGGGAGCTCTTTCTTCCATCGAAGGAATTGAAACCCTGGAAGCTCGTGTCAGCCGGGGAAGTGCGTTTATCATTCTGCGTTTACGTGATGGAGCAGACATCCGGAAAACAGAACTCAAAGTTCGAAAAGCTTTAGACCAAATACGGGGAGATCTCCCTCAACAAGCCCGTGAACCTGTTATTTTCCAATTTGATCCTGAGAATCGGCCCATTATGCGCCTCAGTATTGATGCCGAAAACCGTGGACTGGATGAATTGAGAAACATCGGACTCGAACTGGTTGAAACCCGCCTCGAAAGAATTGAGGGCCTCGCCTCTGCAGAAACACAAGGTGGTTTGGAGCGGCGCATTTATGTGGATGTTTCCCCCATGTCGCTTGCCCAATACAATCTTGTCCCTGCGAATATCGAGAATGCACTCCGTTCAAATAATGTGCAGTTGCCCATTGGAAACATCGTCTCCGACCGTATAAATTACAGTATCAGGGCACAATCTACTTATCAAACCGTAGATGAGATCGCCAACACCATCATTCAGGTTTCCGAAAATGATATTCCCATTCGTGTGAAAGATGTAGCTGAAGTAAGTGACGGATTTACAGATATCGAAAGCTTGGTAAAAGTAAATGGCAAGAACAGCGTCTCGGTAGAAGTTCAAAAAAACTCCGATGCAAACACACTGGATGTCGTAAACGAAGTAAAAGCATTAGTACCTGAAATCAACGAGATATTACCACCGGGAGTTACCCTCAGGGTTCTTTCAGATGAAGGAAAGACCATTGAAGACTCCATCAATAACCTCGCTCAGTCTGCTTTGGCTGCCCTTGTCGTGGTCATTTTGGTGATCCTTATTTTTATGGGTGGGTGGAGGATCTCACTGGTTGTAGCATCAACCATCCCGGTATCCATAGCTGCCAGTTTTGCTGCCATGTATGCCGCCGACCTGACCCTGAATATTCTCACCATTTCCGCCCTTGCCCTCGCCATCGGTCTGCTGGTTGATAACTCCATTGTAGTCACCGAAAGCATTGCCCGTAAATTGGAGGAAGGCGTTTCCAGGTTTGAAGCCGCCCTCAAAGGAACCAATGAAGTGATTGGAGCCCTGCTGGGCTCAACCCTGACCACCCTCGGCGTTTTCGTTCCCATCATTCTGATATCGGGAACCCAGGGAGCTTTTTTCAGAGAATTTGCATACGCCATCTGTTTTGCTATCGGCTTTTCATTTTTGTCCTCCATCATCCTTGTCCCGGTTATTTCCTTACTGATCCTGGATTCCAAGCAATTCAATACCAAAAATCTTGCCTTCAGAGGAATTGCCAAACTGGAAAGAGGATATATCAGATCCTTGCGGTGGCTCTTCCATCACAAATGGATTCCGCTAACAAGTATGGTAGTGATCGCTGTCAGTACATTTTTCCTCTATACCAATATTTCCAAAGAAGGATTTCCTGAGGCTGACTCAGGCCAAATTGACATCAACATAAGCCTGCCGGAAGGAAGTCAGCTTATCAGAACTGCCAGTGTATTAGATGACTTCAGCCAGCGGGTAAGTGACCTCCCTGAAGTTGAAACTATGATCACCAGTATTGGGCGGAGTCGCTGGGGAAATCAAACCAATCGCGGTGAGATCAGTTTAACACTCGTCCCTGAAATGGAGCGTGAACAAACCAGTACAGAATTTGCTGTTTTCCTGCGGGAAGAATTAACCGCCCCCGGGGTTGAAGTACGCGTTCGCGTTGAAGGAGGAGGATTGAACTTCGGCCGGGGATGGGACTCAGGCGGCAACTCCATTCGCTTAAGCCTCATCGGGCCGCAAATCGATGAGTTGCTGGCTATCTCCAACCGAATTGAAGCCCGGTTAATGGAAGATCCCACTGTCATTGACGTGGATAATGGAAGAACCGATCCCACTCCGGAATTACACTTCATTGCAGACCGGGAACGACTGGCCAGGCTCGGTACGAACTTAAATATTGTAGCCGGAGCTTTGAGAACTCAAACGCTTGGTAATCAGACCGGTTATTATATTAATGAAGGGCGTGAGATCCCAATTGAGGTTCGCACTCAAAAACAAGCTCTTACCAGCCGCGAAGATCTTTTTGATCTGGAGGTGTTTGAATATGAAGGTCAACGCATCCCTATCCAGGCTATCGGTGAGTTCGTTCCCGTACGCGGTGTGGATTCTTTTCAGCGCCGCGACCGTGAAACCGTCCTCGATGTGAACATTCAGATCCAGGGAAATGCTTTGGAATATGAGCAGGTGATCCGTGATTTTGTGGAACAGGAAGTTGTACTTCCAGACGGCTATCGTTACGAGTTTACCGGAGGAACTGCCGAAACTCAGCAGGGACAATCCGAATTTGGATTTGCCCTCTTAGCCGCATTGATATTAATGTTTATGATCATGGCTTCCCTTTTCGAAAATTTCAGGGATCCTTTTGTGATCTGGCTGTGTATTCCACTGGCTATGTTCGGCGCCCTTGCTTTTTTATTCCTTATCGGAGATCCCTTAAGCACAACAGCTAATATCGGGGTATTCATGCTGGTTGGTATAATTGTGAACAACGGTATCGTGCTTGTTGATTACATGCACTTATATACCAAAGGCACCGAGTATGACCTACTGAATCGTAAATCCGTAAGCTGGAAGAACTTGTTCATTCCGGTATTCTTCTGGAAAGAAAAACCTACCGTTAAAGATTCAGAACTTCTCAAACAAATACTGGAAGCCTGCCGAAGAAGAATGCGGCCTATTCTACTGACCGCCATCACTACCATTTGTTCGATGATCCCGCTTTCTTTGGAGATCGGTTCCGGAGCAGAAACATGGTCACCTTTGGCAAAAGCGGTAATTGGCGGGTTGATGTTCGGATCAATTTTAACCCTCTTCATCACCCCGATATTATCCGTTTCGCTGAGTATGACTATTGAGTGGTTTAAGGAATTGTTTAAAAGAGATAAGTCAGTAATAGCAGAAGCGTAG
- a CDS encoding 6-bladed beta-propeller, whose product MDFKYISVILILCMLVSCGEQNTHTEDIGEHNNLNPVLSIGYEGDFIFSSPRNMSLDDEGSIFITDFGIPSVFQVDVSGEYIRSYGRQGRGPGEYEYPQLIDTDNEWIYVSDGFRMVTFSTTKDSSHSIISESWFVEFDVAGDTIYGFAPGSFGSVASSEEKLIGVYSKKGEKKRAFGDYLTADEPLPAGISWPFIQLENDIVHLVFVYFPIYRAYTTDGELIIEQDLSELVPDSTKLILDYINPTSNRENVTPSSTGRVKLTSVNRTFDVHENRVFVSRQGRKIVIDEYLFNNDSLSYQKSHIYENVPEDYYVIDFAYHEASDSFYILESNNVPMITKYKIDK is encoded by the coding sequence ATGGATTTTAAATACATATCTGTCATCCTTATTCTATGTATGCTAGTCTCTTGCGGTGAACAAAACACCCATACAGAAGATATTGGTGAGCATAATAATTTGAATCCTGTACTTTCAATTGGTTATGAAGGTGACTTTATTTTTTCTAGTCCAAGGAATATGTCATTGGACGATGAGGGCTCTATTTTTATAACTGATTTTGGTATCCCTTCAGTATTTCAGGTAGATGTTTCGGGGGAATATATACGCAGCTATGGGCGACAAGGCCGGGGACCCGGTGAATATGAATACCCACAACTCATAGATACTGATAATGAATGGATATATGTAAGCGATGGTTTCAGAATGGTCACATTTAGCACAACTAAAGATTCTTCCCATTCGATTATTTCCGAGTCATGGTTTGTTGAATTTGATGTTGCCGGTGATACCATATATGGATTTGCCCCAGGGTCGTTTGGTTCTGTTGCTTCTTCAGAAGAAAAATTAATTGGGGTTTATAGCAAGAAAGGGGAGAAAAAACGCGCCTTTGGAGACTATTTAACGGCAGATGAACCATTGCCTGCAGGGATAAGCTGGCCTTTCATCCAGTTGGAAAATGATATCGTTCACTTGGTTTTTGTGTATTTTCCGATATATAGGGCATACACAACGGATGGGGAACTGATCATTGAACAGGATCTTTCAGAATTGGTGCCGGATTCCACGAAGTTGATTCTGGACTATATCAATCCAACTTCCAATCGGGAAAATGTTACCCCATCAAGTACCGGTAGAGTTAAACTTACATCTGTGAACAGAACGTTTGATGTGCATGAAAACCGGGTTTTTGTCAGCCGCCAAGGCCGCAAAATTGTAATTGATGAATACCTTTTTAACAATGACAGCCTTTCCTATCAAAAATCCCATATTTATGAAAATGTACCGGAGGATTATTACGTCATAGACTTCGCCTATCATGAAGCAAGTGATTCTTTTTATATTTTGGAGAGCAATAATGTACCAATGATCACAAAGTATAAAATTGATAAATGA